The sequence GGCGATGCCAGTCCACGGTGAACCACTCTTTAAAGGCTTCCGCGATGATCGCTCCCACCCCGTCAGTCTCCGCAAGATCCTCCACGGGCGCGTCGATAAGCGCCTGCATTGACTGGTAGCGGTTGGCTAAAGCCCGCGCGGCGGTAGGCCCGACGTGACGGATACTCAAAGCGACAATCACGCGCCACAAGTCAACCTCGCGTGCGGTGACTAAATTGTCCAGCAGTTTTTTGCCTGTGGCGTTCAGCTTTCCGGCTTTCGTGGTGTACTGCGTGGTTTTCAGCAGGTCCTCCTCGGTTAGTGAGAACAAGCCTCCTTCGTCGACAAGCACGCCCGAGCGAATCAGATCCTCAGCACCCTTCTCTCCAAGCGCCTCAATATCGAATGCGCCTCGCCCAGCGATATATTCAAGCCTGCTGGCCAGCTGCGCGGGGCACGAGCGGCTATTCGGGCAGCGCCAATCGACGTCGCCTTCCTTTTGCGGTGCTAAACGGGTGCCACACGACGGGCACAGGGTGGGGAAAATGAATTCACGCTCTGTTCCATCGCGCAGGTCTGCCACTGGCCCCAGCACTTCGGGGATGATCTCACCGGCTTTACGCACTACTACAGTGTCCCCGATCAGCACACCCTTGCGCTTGACCTCTTCTCGGTTGTGCAGCGTGGCCATTGACACCGTGGAGCCTGACACGAACACCGGTTCCATCACCGCAAACGGTGTAATACGCCCGGTCCGGCCCACACCGACCTGGATGTCAAGCAACTTTGTTGTGACTTCCTCGGGCGGGTACTTGTAGGCAATCGCCCACCGCGGGGCGCGCGAGGTCGAACCGAGCCCACGCTGCTGCGAGATCGAATCGACCTTAACTACCACGCCGTCCATCTCGTGGATTGCGTCGTGGCGGTGCTCCGCCCAATAATCAACTGCTTTTTGAACGTCTTTTGCTGTCTTTGCCTGGCGGGTGTATTCGCTGACAGGAAGCCCCCACGATTTCAATGCCTCATAGGCCTCATGCTGGGTCACTGGCTCGAAGCCTTCGCGGGCGCCGATGCCGTGGCAAATCATCCGCAGTTTGCGTTTTTTCACATCTTCTGGATTTTTCTGGCGCAATCCCCCTGCTGCGGTGTTTCGCGGATTGGCAAACGGTTTGCCGCCTTCT comes from Corynebacterium cystitidis and encodes:
- the ligA gene encoding NAD-dependent DNA ligase LigA gives rise to the protein MTEQFVELRRQWEDLAEEVRRHRELYYKGHPVISDAEFDQLYSQLEKLEEAHPELAVPDSPTKQVGAPVSGPFADVEHLERMMSLDNVFSSEELAEWLERTPGPYLTELKIDGLSINLVYRNGQLERAATRGDGTTGEDITANARVIKDIPHTLKGDFPPLVEVRGEVFIRPEDFPDLNAQRIEEGGKPFANPRNTAAGGLRQKNPEDVKKRKLRMICHGIGAREGFEPVTQHEAYEALKSWGLPVSEYTRQAKTAKDVQKAVDYWAEHRHDAIHEMDGVVVKVDSISQQRGLGSTSRAPRWAIAYKYPPEEVTTKLLDIQVGVGRTGRITPFAVMEPVFVSGSTVSMATLHNREEVKRKGVLIGDTVVVRKAGEIIPEVLGPVADLRDGTEREFIFPTLCPSCGTRLAPQKEGDVDWRCPNSRSCPAQLASRLEYIAGRGAFDIEALGEKGAEDLIRSGVLVDEGGLFSLTEEDLLKTTQYTTKAGKLNATGKKLLDNLVTAREVDLWRVIVALSIRHVGPTAARALANRYQSMQALIDAPVEDLAETDGVGAIIAEAFKEWFTVDWHRQIVDAWAEAGVTMEADTSDREEQTLAGVTVVVTGTLENFTRDSAKEAILRRGGKAAGSVSKKTDYVVVGKNAGSKEDKARELGVPILDEAGFQVLLESGPAELGAAQ